The genomic window AGACGACTGTGAGTTCGCGACTCCGAGCGAATCGCTCTGTGAAGGTGAGTGGCGTGCGATGCCCACCGACCATACAGACCGTACCGCGTTTTGACGCGATCTCCGTCGCCTGCTCCAGCGTGTTCGCCGTGCCACCGACGGCTTCAAAAACAATATCCGCGCCTCTGCCATCGCTCCAGTCCATAATCGCTTCGACGGCATCCGTCTTATCCACATTGATAGGAACGGCACCCACAGCCTCGTGAGCAATCTGTATCGGTCCATCCGGTTTTCCGAGCATCGCAATAGAGGTCGCTCCCGCGACATCTGCCACCTGAGCAATCGTCAATCCGACAGGACCGCTCCCGATAATGGCAACGCGATCCCCCGGTGACACCATCGCTCTGTTGACGGCATGAACCGCTACAGCGTAGACCTCTGCCAGTGCACCCCCTTCAGCGGAGACGCTTTCTGGTAGAGAGTAGACATTGGGTGTCCTTGCGACCATAAATTCCGCAAAACCGCCACCGCCATGCCGCAAATTCACACAGATGTTATAATTACCCGTGTAGCACTCCGGGCAATCATTACACGGGGTAATGGGTTCAACTGCCACGCGCGTCCCTTTGTCATAGACTGTAACACTCCTACCTATAGCAATAATTTCTCCCATCAACTCGTGTCCGCCGATACGGGGGGACAGCGGTTGCTCCGGTTGATGGTGGTATCCGTGTAGATCGCTGCCACAGATTCCTGCTGCCTCTACCTGCACCAGAACCTGTCCTTCTTCAGGGGTTGGGTCTGGTACGGTTTCAACTCTAATGTCTTTTCCGCCGTAAAATTGTGCTGCTTTCACGATAGCCTCCTGAAAAGTAAGTCGTCTGCTTGAAACATAACATAGCATATTAATCGTGTCAATCGGTTTCTGCTATAGCCCAGATAGGGCTATTCAGTTTTCCATATTTTCAGCGATTTTTGACCCCAGGCCCGGTAGGTGCGGTTTCCCAACCGCACCGGATTAGCCAAAAGAGATGTGAAATCCAAGAATTTCTTAAAACTAAATGACCCTATAGCCCAGATAAAAGACCTTGCACAGAAGACCCAGAAAGCGTATAATGCAGAACATGAATTTTCAAACACATTTTGACCGTTACCTACAAAGGATACGCCGCACACAAGAGAGTACAGCGGCAACGCCAGAACTTTCGCTATTCCCACATCTCCAAGCCTTTCTTGAGGAACTCTCCGTTGACCATTTTGATAGAAACACTGTCCGGTTCGTCCAAGAACCGAGACGATTAGATCAGATTGGCAGACCAGACTTTGTTGCGATGGATGGCTTGCTGCCCATCGGTTATATTGAAGCAGAAGCGTACGGCAGAGACCTGAACAACCTCACGGGACACGCCAGAGAACAGAACGCACGTTTTACCGAAAACCTGGATAACTTTATCCTGACGAATTTCGTGGATTTCCAGTTATGGACAGAGGGTCGGTTGCGTGCGGCGGCGAGCATAGCAGATAGCACTGAAAATTTCGAGACGTTATTGGAACGGTTTCTGAATGCTGAACCTATCCAGATTGCTACGCCAGAGGCACTTGCGGGATACCTCGCCAGACGGACGCGGGAGTTACAGACGCAGGTCGCAACCACGCTTACCGATGAAAGCAGCGACATCTATAGAATGTTCTCGGCGTTCAAGGAACTCCTTCTGTCTACATTGACTCCTGGCGATTTCGCGGATATGTATGCACAGACCCTCGCTTATGGGTTATTTGCGGCGCGATGCACACTCCCAAATGCGACAAACTTCTCACGACACACCGCTGTGGATGCGCTGCCGAGGTCAAACCCGTTTCTCATTCAACTCTTTCATCATATCGCCTCCCCGAGGCTTGAGGCAAACGTTACTTATATTCTGGACGAGATTGCAGTACTCCTCCGAAACGTCCCGACGGAGATGCTCCGCACGGCGTTTGCTGCGGGGAATCATCTCGAAGATCCAGTTATCCACTTCTACGAGACCTTCCTCGCGGAATACGATCCACAGCGGCGCGTGGATCGGGGTGTCTACTACACACCGCCACAGGTTATCTCCTATATCGTTAGGTCTGTAGACAGTCTGTTGAAAACGGAGTTGGAAAGACCCGACGGTCTTGCCGATGACAGAACGCTCATCCTTGACCCGGCGACGGGGACGGGCGGTTTTCTGTTGACGGTGTTGGAGCATATTCAAGCGTCGGTGACGCAAACTTACGGCGCGGCGGAGTGGGGGCAGTATGTCAACGCTGAACTGGTCAAACGGATTTTCGG from Candidatus Poribacteria bacterium includes these protein-coding regions:
- a CDS encoding alcohol dehydrogenase catalytic domain-containing protein, with translation MKAAQFYGGKDIRVETVPDPTPEEGQVLVQVEAAGICGSDLHGYHHQPEQPLSPRIGGHELMGEIIAIGRSVTVYDKGTRVAVEPITPCNDCPECYTGNYNICVNLRHGGGGFAEFMVARTPNVYSLPESVSAEGGALAEVYAVAVHAVNRAMVSPGDRVAIIGSGPVGLTIAQVADVAGATSIAMLGKPDGPIQIAHEAVGAVPINVDKTDAVEAIMDWSDGRGADIVFEAVGGTANTLEQATEIASKRGTVCMVGGHRTPLTFTERFARSRELTVVWSFCYGRRGGKTEFQVAIDLLAAGKLDPNPLVTHRFNLDDINEAFAVAAGRDEHGSVKVLVTPND